The Candidatus Methylomirabilis tolerans genome contains a region encoding:
- a CDS encoding cytochrome c produces the protein QIAAALAANDLNKASDIAVTNLGWSQARAQECSVFEPVKSGSDYTILATAMHKKADELADAAKSGHRDKAFQAMAELIHNCNECHKKFRH, from the coding sequence CAGATCGCAGCAGCCTTGGCAGCCAATGACCTGAACAAGGCGTCGGACATTGCGGTAACGAACCTGGGTTGGAGTCAGGCGCGAGCACAGGAGTGTTCGGTATTCGAACCGGTGAAAAGCGGGTCGGATTATACAATACTCGCCACTGCCATGCACAAGAAGGCCGACGAACTGGCCGACGCTGCAAAGTCCGGACACCGGGACAAGGCTTTCCAAGCCATGGCGGAGCTGATTCACAACTGCAACGAGTGCCACAAGAAGTTCAGGCATTAA